From Nicotiana tabacum cultivar K326 chromosome 15, ASM71507v2, whole genome shotgun sequence, the proteins below share one genomic window:
- the LOC107815466 gene encoding carboxyl-terminal-processing peptidase 2, chloroplastic, with amino-acid sequence MEALLGSSHSPSASVSPSFIITSSYRRNPTIAFKVLSWNSLYSGSNNSRLYPHILCLKKSGNDNSGSCPPLCYIEQMCKNRMFSQPNWRLSKIFLDKQSMLVIQNGLAFLPRKFKTSLRKTVRHSEIFRNIVPDIFVRSCIGLMLVMAVNTAVAKAPSFALTEENLLFLEAWRTIDRAYIDKTFNGQSWFRYREDALRNEPMNTRQETYAAIKKMIATLDDPFTRFLEPEKFKSLRSGTQNALTGVGLSIGYPTGKTESAPGLVVVSASPGGPANRAGISSGDIILEIDNTSTENMGIYDAAERLQGPEGSGVELTVRRGSETRQLPLIREKVSLNPVKSRICKLPTGGNDAPQIGYIKLSTFNQNASGAVREAIEALRKNNVNAFVLDLRDNSGGLFPEGVEIAKIWLNKGVIVYICDSRGVRDIYDTDGSNVVAASEPLAVLVNKGTASASEILAGALKDNKRAQLFGEPTYGKGKIQSVFQLSDGSGLAVTVARYETPAHNDIDKVGVIPDHPLPASFPKDDESFCNCLLNPASACHLNRVELFSK; translated from the exons ATGGAAGCTCTTCTGGGAAGCTCTCATTCTCCTTCAGCCTCTGTATCTCCTTCATTTATCATCACTAGCAGCTACAGAAGAAACCCCACTATTGCTTTTAAG GTGCTTTCGTGGAATTCTTTGTACAGTGGAAGTAATAACTCTCGACTATATCCTCATATATTGTGTCTTAAAAAGAGTGGCAATGACAACTCTGGAAGTTGCCCTCCTTTGTGCTACATTGAGCAAATGTGCAAAAACAGAATGTTTTCTCAGCCAAACTGGAGGCTTAgcaaaatattccttgataagcAAAGTATGCTGGTTATTCAAAACGGCTTAGCTTTTTTACCTAGAAAATTCAAGACCAGTCTCCGCAAAACAGTAAGGCATTCGGAAATATTTAGGAATATAGTACCTGATATATTTGTTCGTTCCTGCATTGGACTAATGCTGGTTATGGCAGTTAATACTGCTGTTGCAAAAGCTCCTTCTT TTGCTCTCACTGAAGAAAATCTGCTTTTCTTGGAGGCATGGAGAACAATTGACCGTGCATATattgacaagaccttcaatggtCAAAGTTGGTTTAGGTACAGAGAAGATGCACTACGAAATGAACCAATGAATACAAGGCAGGAAACAT ATGCAGCAATAAAAAAGATGATTGCCACTCTGGATGACCCTTTCACCCGATTTCTGGAGCCCGAAAAGTTTAAAAGTTTGCGG TCAGGAACTCAAAATGCGCTTACTGGAGTAGGGTTGTCAATTGGCTATCCAACAGGAAAAACTGAATCAGCTCCTGGACTGGTCGTCGTCTCAGCTTCTCCAGGAGGTCCTGCAAATAGGGCTGGCATCTCATCCGGTGATATTATCCTAGAAATTGACAATACAAGCACAGAAAACATGGGTATATATGATGCAGCAGAACGGTTACA AGGACCTGAAGGAAGTGGTGTGGAGCTAACTGTACGTCGTGGATCCGAGACAAGGCAGCTACCACTGAT ACGGGAGAAAGTTTCGCTTAATCCTGTAAAATCAAGAATCTGCAAGCTGCCCACTGGAGGAAATGATGCTCCACAGATTGGATACATCAAACTATCAACATTCAACCAAAATGCTTCTG GTGCTGTAAGAGAAGCGATCGAAGCCTTAAGGAAAAACAATGTTAATGCCTTTGTGTTGGACCTTCGGGATAATAG TGGTGGTCTCTTCCCAGAAGGAGTTGAGATAGCAAAAATTTG GTTGAACAAGGGTGTGATTGTATACATTTGCGATAGCCGTGGTGTTCGAGATATTTATGACACGGATGGGAGCAATGTGGTAGCTGCTTCAGAACCCCTAGCAGTGCTG GTAAACAAAGGGACTGCAAGCGCAAGTGAGATTTTAGCAGGTGCTTTGAAAGATAATAAGCGAGCCCAGCTTTTTGGTGAACCAACATATGGCAAGGG TAAAATCCAGTCAGTTTTCCAGCTATCAGATGGCTCTGGCTTGGCTGTTACAGTTGCTCGGTATGAAACTCCTGCTCACAACGATATAGACAAg GTTGGTGTTATTCCAGACCATCCTTTGCCAGCTTCATTCCCAAAAGACGACGAGAGCTTCTGTAACTGCCTTCTAAATCCTGCCTCTGCTTGCCACCTAAACAGAGTCGAGCTATTCTCGAAATAA
- the LOC107783713 gene encoding 26S proteasome non-ATPase regulatory subunit 13 homolog B, which produces MAALEYLDSLRNAHPELSDWYNTLSDLYQRKLWHQLSLKLEQFVALAVFQAGDALIQLYHNFITDFETKINLLKLAHFAVIVSRRYAEKEAAIGYLEGVIEKLQNTKETRIEEPILYIKLQIALFKLEQGDQKDCKNLLEGGKTTLDSMTDIDPSVYASYYWVSSQYHKARQEFAEFYRSALLYLAYTSVDSLSESFKLDLAFDLSLSALLGDNIYNFGELLAHPIVNSLMGTKVEWLYHILEAFNTGDLIRYQELCRVHQAALNAQPALVQNEKKLLEKINILCLMEIIFSRAAEDRTIPLSVIAERTKLGVEDVEYLLMKSLSVHLIEGIIDQVEGTIHVSWVQPRVLGIPQIKSLRDRLDNWVEKVHTTLLSVEAETPDLIAS; this is translated from the exons ATGGCCGCTTTAGAGTACTTAGATTCACTTCGGAATGCACATCCAGAGCTATCCGATTGGTACAATACGCTTTCAGATCTGTACCAGCGCAAGCTCTGGCACCAGCTTTCTCTTAAGCTTGAACAATTCGTTGCCCTCGCCGTTTTTCAG GCAGGCGATGCACTGATACAGCTGTATCACAATTTCATCACTGATTTTGAGACAAAGATCAATCTTCTCAAGCTTGCACATTTTGCGGTCATTGTTTCCCGGCGGTATGCAGAGAAAGAAGCTGCTATAGGTTACCTTGAAGGAGTGATCGAGAAACTTCAAAATACTAAGGAGACACGCATAGAGGAGCCAATTCTATACATTAAGTTGCAGATTGCCCTATTTAAGCTTGAACAAGGGGATCAAAAAGATTGCAAGAATCTTTTAGAAGGGGGGAAGACTACACTTGACAGCATGACTGACATTGATCCCTCTGTTTATGCTAGCTATTATTGGGTTTCGTCTCAATACCATAAAGCTCGCCAGGAGTTCGCCGAGTTTTACAGAAGTGCTCTTCTTTATCTTGCATACACTTCTGTGGACTCTCTTTCTGAATCGTTTAAGCTG GATTTGGCATTTGATTTGTCCTTGTCAGCTTTGCTGGGAGACAACATATACAACTTTGGTGAATTGCTTGCTCATCCAATT GTAAATAGCCTCATGGGGACTAAGGTTGAGTGGCTCTATCATATTCTTGAAGCATTCAACACTGGCGATTTGATTCGTTATCAAGAATTGTGCCGTGTCCATCAAGCTGCATTGAATGCTCAACCAGCATTAGTGCAGAACGAGAAAAAGCTTCTGGAGAAGATCAACATTCTCTGCTTGATGGAAATTATCTTCAG TCGCGCCGCAGAAGATAGAACTATCCCATTGAGTGTCATCGCAGAACGCACAAAGTTGGGTGTGGAAGATGTTGAATATCTCCTCATGAAGAGCCTTTCT GTGCATCTGATTGAGGGAATAATTGATCAAGTGGAGGGGACAATTCATGTCTCTTGGGTGCAACCAAGAGTTCTTGGAATTCCCCAAATCAAGTCATTGCGTGATCGGCTAGACAATTGGGTGGAGAAAGTTCACACTACTTTGCTATCAGTAGAGGCTGAAACTCCTGATTTAATTGCATCATAA
- the LOC107783712 gene encoding uncharacterized protein LOC107783712: protein MGSLQTKDKSNPNIKIIEGLKYKVRHLQAEVNEIMCIREHENQAYQQEVIIFALKEAEWKQERKKLKEEVNKWKKTLEEKEEEKFKFGVENHEMISEKGDKECYIREEQVRRDETIEKWKQLYFAIKIELDELIQRTNQGERLYCRTEEVELLEELHGKLKAKEEAITYLKERIASMEKQEVKREREVDILRQSLKIMSYNKKVTILNKG from the exons ATGGGGAGTCTTCAAACCAAGGATAAAAGCAACCCAAATATCAAAATTATTGAAGGGTTGAAGTATAAAGTAAGGCATCTCCAAGCTGAAGTGAATGAAATTATGTGCATAAGGGAACATGAGAATCAAGCTTACCAACAAGAGGTGATTATTTTTGCATTGAAAGAAGCAGAGTGGaaacaagaaaggaagaaacttaaAGAGGAAGTGAATAAATGGAAAAAGACGttggaagagaaagaagaagagaagttcAAATTTGGAGTGGAAAATCATGAGATGATAAGTGAAAAAGGGGATAAAGAGTGTTATATTAGggaagaacaagtaagaagagATGAGACAATTGAGAAGTGGAAACAGCTCTATTTTGCTATCAAAATTGAACTTGATGAACTTATTCAGAGGACAAATCAAg GAGAAAGACTCTACTGTAGAACAGAAGAGGTGGAGTTATTAGAGGAGCTACATGGGAAGTTGAAAGCAAAGGAAGAAGCAATTACatatttaaaagaaagaattgcttCAATGGAAAAACAAGAAGTGAAGAGGGAGAGAGAAGTGGATATTTTGAggcaaagtttgaaaattatgagCTACAACAAGAAGGTTACAATCCTTAACAAAGGCTAG